One segment of Gordonia terrae DNA contains the following:
- a CDS encoding pseudouridine synthase — MASAGRDGSPGQRRKGAPAQQPRTKKTHRKGSSKPNAEVGKIRLNNARPARHQTPADENQGAGANYVEDGVRLQKVLAQAGVASRRGAEELIAAGRVEVDGEIVTEQGLRIDPNTAIIRVDGARVIMDETRQYLAFNKPKGWQSTMSDDQGRPCVGDVVAERVMAGQRLFHVGRLDADTEGLLLLTNDGELAHRLMHPSFEVPKTYLATLKGEVPRGIARRMREGVDLEDGPVLVDRFTVIEVHEGQSLVRITLHEGRNRVVRRMMDEVGYPVVKLVRTHVGSVALGEQRPGSLRVLGSDEVGGLYRAVGL, encoded by the coding sequence ATGGCATCCGCTGGCCGAGATGGCTCACCGGGACAACGCCGCAAGGGCGCGCCCGCACAACAGCCGCGAACCAAGAAGACCCACCGCAAGGGGTCGTCGAAGCCGAACGCCGAAGTGGGCAAGATCCGGCTCAACAACGCACGGCCGGCGCGCCACCAGACGCCCGCCGATGAGAACCAGGGCGCCGGAGCCAATTACGTCGAGGACGGCGTTCGGTTGCAAAAGGTGCTCGCCCAGGCCGGCGTGGCGTCGCGACGCGGTGCCGAAGAACTGATCGCCGCCGGTCGTGTCGAGGTCGACGGTGAGATCGTCACCGAGCAGGGTCTGCGGATCGATCCGAACACCGCCATCATCCGCGTCGACGGTGCACGCGTGATCATGGACGAGACCCGTCAGTACCTGGCGTTCAACAAGCCCAAGGGCTGGCAGTCGACCATGTCGGACGATCAGGGTCGTCCCTGCGTCGGTGATGTCGTCGCCGAGCGGGTCATGGCGGGGCAGCGACTGTTCCACGTCGGCCGTCTCGACGCCGACACCGAGGGTCTGCTGCTGCTGACCAACGACGGCGAACTCGCGCACCGATTGATGCATCCGTCGTTCGAGGTGCCCAAGACATATCTGGCGACCCTCAAGGGGGAGGTGCCGCGCGGTATCGCGCGACGCATGCGGGAGGGTGTCGACCTCGAAGACGGTCCCGTCCTGGTCGACAGGTTCACCGTGATCGAGGTCCACGAGGGGCAGTCGCTGGTGCGGATCACGCTGCACGAGGGCCGCAACCGGGTGGTCCGCCGGATGATGGACGAGGTCGGCTACCCCGTCGTCAAACTGGTTCGCACACACGTCGGTTCGGTGGCACTCGGCGAACAGCGCCCGGGCAGTCTCCGTGTTCTGGGCAGCGACGAGGTCGGTGGGTTGTACAGGGCGGTCGGCCTGTGA
- a CDS encoding copper transporter has protein sequence MISLRQHAISLVAVFLALALGLFLGSGFVGDRVNSMTGTSRDRIGDLENERDDLNAKLNASNSFDHAIAPRLIADKLKGQSVLVVTAPNAAEADVDAVKESISGAGARFGGQLALTDALLTDGKSEELRTIVDQTIPPGTMLRAELTDSGGRVGDLLGALVLSNETARPASSGDRRTGLGTLRDGGFIDYADNAITPTDLVVVVTGDEFGPDSGAQGALVGRFAAAMAARGVGGVLVGRTGSASGGSPIAIVRSDPSLANAVSTVDNIDQPTGLITTILALTAEVDGTTGSYGTGAGATAITVGADGRPAA, from the coding sequence ATGATCTCGCTACGACAGCACGCGATCTCGCTGGTCGCGGTCTTCCTCGCGCTCGCACTGGGACTCTTTCTCGGGTCGGGTTTCGTCGGTGACCGTGTCAACTCGATGACCGGCACGAGTCGCGACCGCATCGGCGATCTGGAGAACGAGCGCGACGACCTCAATGCAAAGCTCAACGCCTCCAACAGCTTCGACCATGCGATCGCGCCGCGACTCATCGCGGACAAGCTGAAGGGGCAGTCCGTGTTGGTGGTGACCGCGCCCAACGCGGCGGAGGCCGATGTCGATGCGGTCAAGGAGTCGATCTCGGGTGCGGGGGCCCGCTTCGGTGGGCAACTCGCCCTGACCGACGCGTTGCTCACCGACGGCAAGTCCGAGGAGCTGCGGACGATCGTCGACCAGACGATCCCGCCGGGCACGATGCTCCGCGCCGAACTGACCGATTCCGGCGGACGGGTGGGTGACCTCCTGGGCGCCCTCGTACTGTCCAACGAGACGGCGCGTCCGGCGTCGTCCGGTGATCGTCGGACGGGTCTCGGCACGCTGCGCGACGGCGGGTTCATCGATTACGCCGACAATGCCATCACCCCGACCGATCTGGTCGTCGTGGTCACCGGCGACGAGTTCGGCCCGGACTCGGGCGCGCAGGGCGCGCTCGTCGGTCGGTTCGCCGCCGCGATGGCGGCACGCGGCGTCGGCGGTGTGCTTGTCGGACGCACGGGTTCGGCGTCGGGCGGATCTCCGATCGCCATCGTCCGCTCGGATCCGTCGCTGGCCAACGCCGTGTCGACGGTCGACAACATCGACCAGCCGACCGGCCTCATCACGACGATTCTCGCGCTCACCGCCGAGGTCGACGGCACGACCGGTTCCTACGGCACCGGGGCCGGGGCGACCGCGATCACCGTCGGCGCCGACGGTCGACCCGCCGCCTAG
- the steA gene encoding putative cytokinetic ring protein SteA, giving the protein MKMPALLARTTEELPGVTGIARIDKNTKRLLNRVGPGDIAILDEVDLDRVTADALVEANVVAVVNASRSITGRYPNLGPEVLVASGIALLDDVGPEIFKRVKDGAKVRVHNDRLYVGERRLALGTELDERDIADIMIGAKAGLVDHLEAFSGNTIEFIRSESPLLIDGVGVPEIDVDVAGRHVVIVGEGADRAADLRSLKPFIKEYQPVMVGVGAGADTLMKAGYKPSIVVGDPETMKTATLKSGAQLVLPADTDGHATGLERIQDLGIGATTFPAAGSAGDLALLLTDYHGADLIVTVGYPGSLDDFFDRSRRESNPSMFLTRLKVGQKLVDAKAVATLYRSRVSGAAIACVVLAALVAVIAAVMLSNAGTDITDWIVVQWNALLDWAREVWNR; this is encoded by the coding sequence ATGAAGATGCCTGCACTGCTCGCGCGTACCACCGAAGAACTGCCTGGCGTGACCGGTATCGCCAGAATCGACAAGAACACGAAACGGCTTCTCAACCGCGTCGGGCCGGGCGACATCGCCATCCTCGACGAGGTCGACCTCGACCGCGTGACCGCCGACGCCCTCGTCGAGGCCAACGTGGTGGCCGTGGTCAACGCCTCGCGGTCGATCACCGGCCGGTACCCCAATCTCGGGCCCGAGGTCCTGGTGGCATCCGGCATCGCGCTGCTCGACGACGTGGGTCCGGAGATCTTCAAGCGGGTCAAGGACGGCGCCAAGGTACGGGTCCACAACGACCGGCTGTACGTCGGCGAGCGGCGGCTGGCTCTCGGCACCGAACTCGACGAGCGCGACATCGCCGACATCATGATCGGCGCCAAGGCCGGTCTCGTCGACCACCTCGAGGCGTTCTCCGGCAACACGATCGAGTTCATTCGCAGCGAATCGCCGTTGCTGATCGACGGGGTCGGGGTGCCGGAGATCGACGTCGACGTCGCGGGCCGCCATGTCGTCATCGTCGGCGAAGGCGCCGACCGCGCCGCCGATCTCCGCTCCCTCAAGCCGTTCATCAAGGAGTACCAGCCCGTCATGGTGGGTGTCGGGGCCGGTGCGGACACCCTGATGAAGGCCGGGTACAAGCCCTCGATCGTCGTCGGCGATCCCGAGACCATGAAGACGGCGACGCTGAAATCCGGTGCGCAGCTGGTGCTTCCGGCCGACACCGACGGTCACGCGACCGGGCTCGAACGCATCCAGGACCTCGGCATCGGCGCCACGACGTTCCCGGCCGCCGGCTCGGCCGGAGACCTGGCGCTGTTGCTCACCGACTACCACGGTGCCGACCTGATCGTCACCGTCGGCTATCCCGGGTCGCTCGACGACTTCTTCGACCGGTCGCGTCGGGAGAGCAACCCGTCGATGTTCCTGACGCGACTCAAGGTCGGTCAGAAGCTGGTCGACGCGAAAGCCGTCGCCACGCTGTACCGCAGCCGGGTGTCGGGTGCTGCCATCGCCTGTGTCGTCCTCGCGGCGCTGGTGGCCGTGATCGCAGCCGTGATGTTGTCGAACGCGGGCACCGACATCACCGATTGGATCGTCGTGCAGTGGAATGCGCTGCTCGACTGGGCACGAGAGGTTTGGAACAGGTAG
- a CDS encoding segregation and condensation protein A encodes MTLGTDQAPPDAATPDLDAPAGEDSTDVAQEPGFRVKLRNFEGPFDLLLNLISQHRLDVTEVALHEVTDDFIAYTRELGPEMGLDQTTEFLVVAATLLDLKAARLLPSGEVDDPEDLALLEARDLLFARLLQYRAYKQVAALFGELEAAALQRYPRAVSLEKRFEDLLPEVTLGVDADGFAQVAAAGLTPRPVPTVGLDHLHDVQKVSVPGQARRMASLLSAASGTWLSFRELTADCANGLEIVGSFLGLLELFRERAVAFEQPVALEELAVMWTGERGADDLRIDKSEDYG; translated from the coding sequence ATGACGCTCGGCACGGATCAGGCGCCGCCCGACGCCGCGACCCCCGACCTCGACGCACCGGCGGGGGAGGACTCGACCGACGTCGCCCAGGAGCCCGGCTTCCGGGTCAAACTGCGCAACTTCGAGGGCCCGTTCGACCTCTTGCTGAACCTGATCTCGCAACACCGTCTCGATGTGACCGAGGTGGCGCTGCACGAGGTCACCGACGACTTCATCGCCTACACGCGCGAACTCGGTCCGGAGATGGGCCTGGACCAGACGACCGAGTTCCTCGTCGTCGCCGCGACGCTCCTGGATCTCAAGGCGGCCCGCCTGCTGCCGTCCGGAGAGGTCGACGACCCCGAGGATCTGGCTCTGCTCGAGGCGCGGGATCTGTTGTTCGCCCGGCTCCTGCAGTACCGCGCATACAAGCAGGTGGCCGCGCTGTTCGGCGAACTCGAGGCCGCCGCCCTGCAGCGCTATCCACGCGCGGTGTCGCTGGAGAAACGGTTCGAGGATCTGCTGCCCGAGGTGACCCTCGGCGTCGACGCCGACGGCTTCGCCCAGGTCGCCGCTGCGGGGCTGACGCCCCGTCCGGTGCCGACCGTCGGCCTGGACCACCTCCACGACGTGCAGAAGGTGTCCGTCCCGGGCCAGGCGCGTCGGATGGCCTCGCTGCTCAGCGCGGCCTCGGGGACCTGGCTGAGTTTTCGTGAACTGACCGCGGATTGTGCGAACGGGCTGGAGATCGTCGGCAGCTTCCTCGGGCTGCTCGAGCTGTTCCGCGAGCGGGCCGTCGCCTTCGAACAGCCCGTGGCGCTCGAGGAACTCGCGGTGATGTGGACGGGCGAACGCGGCGCCGATGACCTGCGCATCGACAAGTCAGAGGATTACGGATGA
- the xerD gene encoding site-specific tyrosine recombinase XerD: MTLAADISRYLDHLTVERGAAANTVSSYRRDLERYRRYLDRRGISALDAVAEEDIREFLVELRRGDTDAGFAPLADSSIARTLVATRRFHKFAMDEGIVATDVAHDVRPPRAARRLPKSLPVDEVLAILDAAGADDHPRGLRDRALLEFLYSCGARISEATSLDVDDLDLDDMRAVRLRGKGGKERLVPLGGPAVDALEAYLVRGRPALVSRATPALFLNARGGRLSRQSAWQVLVTAAERAGLDKAVSPHTLRHSFATHLLDGGADVRVVQELLGHASVTTTQVYTLVTVNTMREVYAVAHPRAR; this comes from the coding sequence GTGACCCTGGCCGCCGACATCTCGCGATACCTCGACCATCTGACTGTGGAGCGGGGTGCGGCGGCCAACACGGTCTCGTCCTATCGGCGCGACCTCGAGCGGTACCGGCGGTACCTCGACCGCCGGGGGATCTCCGCACTCGACGCGGTGGCCGAGGAAGACATCCGCGAGTTCCTCGTGGAGTTGCGGCGCGGTGACACCGACGCCGGGTTCGCGCCGCTCGCCGACAGTTCGATCGCGCGAACCCTGGTCGCCACCAGGCGCTTTCACAAGTTCGCGATGGACGAGGGGATCGTCGCGACCGACGTCGCACATGATGTCCGGCCGCCTCGTGCCGCACGCCGGCTGCCGAAGTCGCTGCCGGTGGACGAGGTGCTCGCGATCCTCGACGCCGCGGGTGCCGACGACCACCCACGTGGTCTGCGCGACCGCGCGCTGCTGGAGTTCCTCTACAGCTGCGGGGCGCGGATCTCCGAGGCCACCTCGCTGGACGTCGACGATCTCGATCTCGACGACATGCGCGCAGTTCGCCTTCGGGGCAAGGGTGGGAAGGAGCGCCTGGTCCCGCTCGGCGGACCCGCCGTCGACGCACTCGAGGCGTATCTCGTTCGTGGGCGGCCCGCGCTGGTGTCCCGGGCGACGCCCGCACTGTTCCTCAACGCGCGCGGCGGACGGCTGTCCCGGCAGAGCGCCTGGCAGGTGCTCGTCACCGCGGCCGAACGCGCCGGACTCGACAAGGCGGTCTCGCCGCACACGCTGCGGCACAGCTTCGCGACCCACCTCCTCGACGGTGGTGCCGACGTCCGCGTCGTGCAAGAACTCCTGGGACATGCCTCGGTCACCACCACGCAGGTGTACACGCTGGTGACGGTGAACACGATGCGCGAGGTCTATGCCGTCGCACATCCGAGAGCGCGCTGA
- a CDS encoding NUDIX domain-containing protein: MGHDFEVKDSRTVYDGAIITLRVDDVEMPGGRVAEREVVEHFGAVAILARDDAGRVAMVRQYRHPLGHRLLELPAGLLDQADEEPLAAAKRELAEETDLAADSWHVLVDLALSPGFTDEALRLYLAEGLHHLDAAERIDEEADMSVEWVPLDDAVAQVFAGEIVNATSVAGILAAAAARDSTTGLRDVDAPWPDEPTALRNRRADDRGRRS; encoded by the coding sequence TTGGGCCACGACTTCGAGGTCAAGGACAGCCGCACCGTCTACGACGGCGCGATCATCACCCTGCGGGTCGACGATGTCGAGATGCCCGGTGGGCGCGTCGCCGAACGTGAGGTCGTCGAGCATTTCGGGGCGGTCGCGATCCTGGCGCGCGACGACGCAGGTCGCGTGGCGATGGTGCGGCAGTACCGCCATCCCCTCGGCCACCGTCTGCTCGAGTTGCCCGCCGGGCTCCTCGACCAGGCCGACGAGGAGCCGTTGGCCGCCGCCAAGCGCGAGTTGGCCGAAGAGACCGACCTCGCCGCCGACTCGTGGCACGTCCTCGTCGACCTCGCGCTCTCACCCGGTTTCACCGACGAGGCGTTGCGGCTGTACCTCGCCGAGGGCTTGCACCATCTCGACGCGGCCGAACGCATCGACGAAGAGGCCGACATGTCGGTCGAATGGGTGCCGCTCGACGACGCGGTCGCCCAGGTGTTCGCGGGGGAGATCGTCAACGCGACCAGCGTCGCCGGGATCCTGGCCGCGGCGGCCGCCCGGGATTCCACGACCGGCCTGCGCGACGTCGACGCACCGTGGCCGGACGAGCCGACCGCGCTGCGCAACCGTCGGGCCGACGATCGGGGCCGCCGGTCGTGA
- the scpB gene encoding SMC-Scp complex subunit ScpB gives MTDQVPEVEILDPTRTAGGEDPGPDEPEQTELHGDGEYLDDDRLRSALEAVLLVVDTPVTTDELANAVDQDRTRVREMLNAMSSELTASGSGFDLRFAGDGWRYYTRAEYAPYVERLLLDGARSKLTRAALETLAVIAYRQPVTRARVSAIRGVNVDGVIRTLVARGLINEVGTEPTTNATTYATTELFLERLGLASLAELPDLAPLLPDVDLIDDLDEELLSDPRFAKLSSQPSDSKELIIDGGTTTDSQD, from the coding sequence ATGACAGACCAGGTTCCCGAGGTCGAGATCCTCGACCCGACCAGGACGGCCGGCGGGGAGGACCCGGGTCCGGACGAACCCGAGCAGACCGAGCTCCACGGCGACGGGGAGTACCTCGACGACGATCGGTTGCGCTCGGCGCTGGAGGCGGTGCTGCTCGTCGTGGACACCCCGGTGACCACCGACGAACTCGCGAACGCGGTCGACCAGGACCGCACGCGGGTCCGGGAGATGCTCAACGCCATGTCGTCGGAGCTCACCGCGTCGGGGAGCGGTTTCGATCTGCGCTTCGCCGGCGACGGCTGGCGCTACTACACCCGCGCGGAGTACGCCCCTTACGTCGAGCGGTTGCTGCTCGACGGGGCACGGTCGAAGCTCACCCGGGCGGCCCTCGAGACCCTCGCGGTCATCGCCTACCGGCAACCGGTCACCCGAGCCCGCGTGAGCGCCATCCGCGGCGTGAACGTCGACGGCGTGATCCGCACGCTCGTCGCCCGTGGACTGATCAACGAGGTCGGCACCGAACCGACCACGAACGCGACGACCTATGCCACCACCGAGTTGTTCCTGGAACGTCTCGGCCTGGCATCCCTGGCCGAACTGCCCGATCTGGCGCCGCTGCTGCCCGACGTCGACCTCATCGACGACCTCGACGAGGAACTGCTGTCGGATCCCCGATTCGCCAAACTGTCCTCTCAACCGTCAGACTCGAAGGAACTGATCATCGACGGTGGCACCACCACCGACTCACAGGACTGA
- a CDS encoding ParA family protein: MTTPSAPRSGARPGDQYSIQVSPGNDTEEADSAHPSGDADEIGPTGRPYRDVPEPALLDRHGPATVIAVCNQKGGVGKTTSTINLGAALAEYGRRVLLVDLDPQGALSAGLGVPHHELEQTVYNLLVPPQVATDEVLMRTRVDGLDLLPSNIDLSAAEIQLVTEVGREQSLGRALHPVLDRYDVVLIDCQPSLGLLTVNALACADTVLIPMECEYFSLRGLALLTDTINKVRDRLNPRLDLGGILVTMFDARTLHSREVMARVVEVFGDAVYDTVIARTVRFPETSVAGEPITSWAPRSAGAKAYRALAREVIARNVKGA; this comes from the coding sequence GTGACCACTCCGAGCGCACCGCGGTCTGGCGCCCGTCCGGGAGATCAGTACAGCATCCAGGTGTCGCCCGGTAACGACACCGAGGAAGCCGACTCTGCACACCCTTCTGGGGACGCCGATGAGATCGGCCCCACCGGTCGGCCGTATCGCGACGTCCCCGAGCCGGCTCTGCTCGACCGTCACGGACCCGCCACGGTGATCGCGGTCTGCAACCAGAAGGGCGGCGTGGGCAAGACGACGTCGACCATCAATCTCGGTGCAGCCCTTGCCGAATACGGTCGTCGGGTGCTGCTCGTCGACCTCGATCCGCAGGGAGCCCTGTCCGCGGGTCTCGGTGTGCCGCATCACGAACTGGAGCAGACCGTCTACAACCTGCTCGTGCCGCCGCAGGTGGCGACCGACGAGGTCCTCATGCGGACCCGCGTCGACGGCCTCGACCTGCTGCCCAGCAACATCGACCTGTCCGCCGCGGAGATCCAGCTGGTCACCGAGGTGGGTCGCGAGCAATCGCTCGGCCGGGCGCTGCATCCCGTGCTCGATCGCTACGACGTGGTCCTCATCGATTGCCAGCCGTCGCTCGGTCTGCTCACCGTCAACGCGCTGGCCTGCGCCGACACCGTGCTCATCCCGATGGAATGTGAGTACTTCAGCCTCCGCGGTCTGGCGCTGCTCACCGACACGATCAACAAGGTGCGCGACCGTCTCAACCCGCGCCTCGACCTCGGCGGCATCCTGGTCACCATGTTCGACGCCCGTACGCTGCACTCGCGCGAGGTGATGGCCCGCGTCGTCGAGGTGTTCGGCGACGCGGTCTACGACACCGTCATCGCTCGAACCGTCCGTTTTCCGGAGACCAGCGTGGCCGGCGAGCCGATCACCTCCTGGGCGCCGAGGTCGGCCGGCGCGAAGGCCTATCGGGCGCTCGCGCGCGAGGTCATCGCCCGCAACGTCAAAGGCGCATGA
- a CDS encoding CTP synthase — MRPLRHVHDTKHIFVTGGVASSLGKGLTASSLGQLLTSRGLRVTMQKLDPYLNVDPGTMNPFQHGEVFVTEDGAETDLDVGHYERFLDRNLSQSANVTTGQVYSTVIAKERRGEYLGETVQVIPHITDELKARVLAMGEPDADGEVPDVVITEIGGTVGDIESLPFIEAARQVRHDVGRDNVFFLHVSLVPYLAPSGELKTKPTQHSVAALRNVGIQPDALILRCDRDVPEGLKKKIALMCDVELDGVISTPDAPSIYDIPKVLHSEHLDAYVVRKLGLPFRDVDWTVWGELLRRVHEPRETVRVALVGKYVDLPDAYLSVTEAIRAGGFAWKARTEIKWVPSDECATPAGAQAALGDVDAILIPGGFGIRGIEGKVGAISYARRRGIPLLGLCLGLQCVVIEAARSVGLDEASSTEFDPDTPHPVISTMADQADAVAGDADLGGTMRLGAYDAVLKAGSVVAEAYGTREVSERHRHRFEVNNAYRDKIADSGLVFSGTSPDGHLVEFVEYPKSVHPYLVATQAHPELKSRPTRPHPLFRSFIEAALKYKAAERLPVDLGDDYESNDAPADAVAAVNAVTVEPVAGLGETALDDSAGRS; from the coding sequence TTGCGACCACTTCGCCATGTACATGACACCAAGCACATCTTTGTGACCGGTGGCGTTGCTTCTTCACTGGGCAAGGGCCTCACGGCTTCTAGCCTGGGTCAGCTACTCACCTCACGGGGCCTCCGGGTCACCATGCAGAAACTCGATCCGTATCTGAACGTCGATCCGGGCACCATGAATCCGTTCCAGCACGGAGAGGTGTTCGTCACCGAGGACGGCGCCGAGACCGACCTCGACGTGGGACACTACGAACGCTTCCTCGACCGGAACCTCTCGCAGTCGGCGAATGTGACCACCGGACAGGTGTATTCGACGGTGATCGCCAAGGAACGCCGCGGCGAGTACCTCGGCGAGACCGTCCAGGTCATCCCGCACATCACCGACGAACTCAAGGCGCGCGTGCTGGCCATGGGCGAGCCGGACGCCGACGGCGAGGTACCGGACGTGGTGATCACCGAGATCGGTGGCACGGTGGGCGACATCGAGTCGCTGCCGTTCATCGAGGCCGCGCGTCAGGTGCGCCACGACGTCGGTCGGGACAACGTCTTCTTCCTGCACGTCTCGCTCGTGCCCTACCTCGCGCCGTCGGGTGAGCTGAAGACCAAACCGACCCAGCACTCCGTCGCCGCACTGCGCAACGTCGGTATTCAGCCCGACGCGCTCATCCTGCGCTGTGACCGCGACGTGCCCGAGGGACTCAAGAAGAAGATCGCGCTCATGTGTGACGTCGAACTCGACGGCGTGATCTCCACTCCCGACGCCCCCTCGATCTACGACATCCCGAAGGTGCTCCACAGCGAGCATCTCGATGCCTACGTGGTCCGCAAGCTCGGACTGCCGTTCCGTGACGTCGACTGGACGGTGTGGGGCGAGCTCCTGCGCCGCGTGCACGAGCCGCGGGAGACCGTCCGCGTCGCACTGGTCGGCAAGTACGTCGACCTGCCCGACGCCTATCTGTCGGTGACCGAGGCGATCCGGGCCGGTGGCTTCGCCTGGAAGGCGCGTACCGAGATCAAGTGGGTGCCGTCGGACGAATGCGCCACTCCGGCAGGTGCACAGGCCGCCCTCGGCGACGTGGACGCGATCCTGATCCCCGGCGGCTTCGGCATCCGTGGCATCGAGGGGAAGGTCGGGGCCATCTCGTACGCGCGCCGGCGCGGGATCCCGCTGCTCGGCCTGTGTCTCGGACTGCAGTGCGTGGTCATCGAGGCCGCCCGGTCGGTCGGGCTCGACGAGGCGAGTTCCACCGAGTTCGACCCGGACACACCGCACCCGGTGATCTCGACCATGGCCGATCAGGCCGACGCCGTGGCCGGCGACGCCGACCTCGGCGGCACCATGCGACTCGGTGCCTACGACGCCGTGCTGAAGGCCGGTTCGGTCGTCGCCGAGGCGTACGGGACGCGCGAGGTGTCCGAGCGTCATCGCCACCGCTTCGAGGTCAACAACGCCTACCGCGACAAGATCGCCGATTCCGGACTTGTCTTCTCTGGCACCTCACCCGACGGGCATCTCGTCGAATTCGTCGAGTACCCCAAGTCGGTCCATCCGTATCTCGTTGCCACTCAAGCACATCCGGAGCTGAAGAGCCGGCCGACCCGGCCGCACCCGCTGTTCCGGTCGTTCATCGAGGCGGCGTTGAAGTACAAGGCTGCCGAGCGCCTCCCGGTCGACCTGGGTGACGACTACGAGTCGAATGATGCCCCCGCGGATGCGGTGGCTGCCGTCAACGCGGTCACGGTGGAGCCGGTGGCCGGCCTCGGCGAGACGGCGCTCGACGACTCGGCCGGCCGGAGCTGA
- the cmk gene encoding (d)CMP kinase, translating into MSDGTSESAGGTTHVVAIDGPAGTGKSSVSKLLAAKVGASYLDTGAMYRAVTLAVLDAGVALDDPAGIARVVAGVDIELVPDGDGAKVFLDGRDVSGPIRTDHVTSAVSAVSAVAEVRTKLVALQQQNAQGRFVVVEGRDIGTVVFPDADVKIFLTATPEARAERRHKQNLAGGRDSDYDAVLASVNRRDHLDSTRKVSPLRAADDATVVDTSDKTLDEVLEELSGLVTTRIGAVER; encoded by the coding sequence GTGAGCGACGGCACGTCGGAGTCCGCAGGCGGGACCACGCACGTCGTCGCCATCGACGGCCCGGCGGGCACCGGGAAGTCGTCGGTGTCGAAACTGCTCGCGGCGAAGGTCGGGGCCAGCTACCTCGACACCGGCGCCATGTATCGGGCGGTGACGCTCGCCGTTCTCGATGCCGGTGTGGCGCTGGATGATCCGGCCGGAATCGCCCGTGTGGTGGCCGGCGTCGACATCGAGTTGGTCCCGGACGGAGACGGCGCCAAGGTCTTCCTCGACGGCCGCGACGTGTCCGGTCCGATCCGGACCGACCACGTCACGAGCGCCGTGTCGGCCGTCTCGGCGGTCGCCGAGGTGCGCACGAAACTGGTTGCGCTGCAACAGCAGAACGCGCAGGGCCGGTTCGTGGTCGTCGAGGGCCGCGACATCGGCACCGTGGTGTTCCCCGACGCCGACGTCAAGATCTTCTTGACCGCGACGCCCGAGGCGCGCGCCGAGCGGCGGCACAAGCAGAATCTGGCCGGCGGACGCGACAGCGACTACGACGCGGTGCTGGCGAGTGTGAACCGGCGCGACCATCTCGACTCGACGCGCAAGGTCTCGCCGCTGCGCGCGGCCGATGACGCGACCGTCGTCGACACCAGTGACAAGACCCTCGACGAGGTGCTCGAGGAACTGAGCGGCCTCGTGACGACCCGGATCGGAGCTGTGGAACGGTGA